A stretch of Portunus trituberculatus isolate SZX2019 chromosome 48, ASM1759143v1, whole genome shotgun sequence DNA encodes these proteins:
- the LOC123498581 gene encoding prostaglandin reductase 1-like, with amino-acid sequence MVVAKVWNLVRRPEGTPRVDDFALVEEQLPPCKEGDVLVEAVALSVDPYMRYRSRIIPLNAPMFGSQVAKVIESKNPEWPVGTHLVHYEGWRTHSLLTAQYIKENQFTIKPMPEMGNLPKSLGIGILGMPGNTAYFGLLDICNPKAGETVLVNGAAGAVGSAVVQIAKIKGCTVIAFAGSDEKVAWVKELGADYVFNYKTTNISDALSKMAPNGINVYFDNVGGKFTAEALPHMADFGRVSVCGAISTYNEKKDEAVAINGAFKEGFLIKQQLRVEGFLVHRWNDRWMEGLTQLKEWILQGKLKYKETEFHGFENMPKAFIGLFHGENTGKAVVLP; translated from the exons ATGGTGGTGGCCAAGGTGTGGAATCTGGTGAGGCGGCCAGAGGGAACTCCCCGTGTAGATGACTTCGCCTTGGTGGAGGAGCAACTGCCACCGTGTAAAGAGGgag ATGTGCTAGTGGAAGCTGTGGCCCTGAGTGTGGACCCATACATGAGGTACCGCTCAAGAATTATCCCTCTCAATGCGCCCATGTTTGGATCACAAGTCGCCAA AGTCATTGAGAGCAAGAATCCTGAGTGGCCCGTGGGCACTCACTTGGTTCACTACGAGGGCTGGCGCACCCACTCCCTGCTCACAGCTCAATACATCAAAGAGAACCAGTTCACCATAAAGCCTATGCCAGAAATGGGCAATCTTCCAAAAAGTCTGGGAATTGGCATTCTGGGCATGCCAGG AAACACTGCATATTTTGGGCTGCTTGACATCTGTAATCCCAAGGCAGGAGAAACAGTGCTGGTGAATGGGGCTGCTGGTGCTGTGGGCAGTGCTGTGGTGCAGATTGCCAAGATCAAAG GATGCACAGTGATTGCCTTTGCTGGTTCTGATGAGAAAGTGGCCTGGGTTAAGGAGCTTGGTGCAGACTACGTTTTTAATTATAAGACCACCAATATTAGCGACGCACTGAGCAAGATGGCACCAAACGGCATCAATGTTTACTTTGATAAT GTTGGTGGAAAGTTCACTGCAGAAGCCTTGCCACACATGGCTGACTTCGGGAGAGTGTCAGTGTGTGGTGCAATCTCCACCTAcaatgagaagaaagacgaggcaGTGGCCATCAATG GTGCTTTCAAGGAAGGCTTCTTGATAAAGCAGCAGCTACGGGTTGAGGGATTCCTTGTGCACCGCTGGAATGACCGCTGGATGGAGGGCCTTACCCAACTGAAGGAGTGGATACTGCAG ggaaaACTGAAGTACAAGGAGACTGAATTCCATGGATTTGAGAACATGCCAAAAGCTTTCATTGGCCTTTTCCACGGGGAAAACACAGGCAAGGCGGTGGTGCTGCCATAG
- the LOC123498580 gene encoding snRNA-activating protein complex subunit 3-like, with the protein MEDIFSVKNIGWMSEEPINLKSFYEKYSGIVTSVLDGKKLNTRKDIRQFFPPTLLEDQQDPFAIERLEAACSPDLLTVKNELLPQDISQFPASQTGRACNWYAGTFQDKVIPEGGPEALHTLAALTKEHHLRETVEDYAVLRHKQLKYSKVLRLVTDERDVPEPTISDRDTQAKSQDDIVVNVRIHRPFHKRTYCRKQSNTFPRHSQELLVLGSQKLTDLRDNINCINDLSVCKDMSASPQLRDLAHLRNAASEFPSGFFYINGVFYSDMRNPKAKDYSEAIKLWAQKKTEIGPMTTKKMEDTRVRDLEFRLGYPYVFVHLGNCEHIVVFVDARLKHKQDVQDPNRYPINWGQPIKLATKCSLCSLNLANWIVKGDPRLPQENCLLCDRCLKTFCYDKYGKKVHSLKVYPYMDEFLQKQKNFTA; encoded by the exons ATGGAGGACATTTTTAGTGTGAAGAACATTGGTTGGATGAGCGAGGAACCCATCAATCTCAAGTCCTTCTATGAAAAATATTCAGGAATTGTCACCTCCGTACTGGATGGCAAGAAG CTGAACACAAGAAAAGACATTCGCCAGTTTTTCCCTCCAACGTTATTAGAGGACCAGCAAGACCCATTTGCCATAGAGAGGCTGGAAGCAGCCTGCAG CCCAGACTTGCTGACTGTGAAAAATGAATTGCTGCCACAGGACATCTCGCAGTTCCCAGCAAGCCAAACGGGCCGTGCCTGTAACTGGTATGCAG GGACATTCCAGGACAAAGTCATTCCTGAGGGAGGTCCAGAGGCACTCCACACTCTGGCAGCACTAACCAAGGAGCACCATCTGAGGGAAACCGTGGAAGACTATGCTGTCTTGCGACACAAGCAGCTCAAATACTCCAAAGTGTTGCGCTTG GTAACAGATGAACGTGATGTTCCTGAGCCAACCATCTCTGATAGGGACACTCAGGCCAAGAGTCAGGATGACATTGTGGTCAACGTGAGGATACACAGACCCTTTCATAAGAGGACTTATTGTCGAAAGCAAAGCAA TACTTTCCCAAGACACAGTCAAGAGTTGCTGGTTCTTGGATCACAGAAACTGACAGACTTGCGTGACAACATCAACTGTATCAATGACCTTTCAGTTTGTAAAGACATGTCTGCCTCCCCTCAGTTGAGAGACCTGGCTCACCTCCGCAATGCAGCA AGTGAGTTTCCATCTGGATTCTTTTACATCAATGGAGTCTTCTATAGCGACATGAGGAACCCCAAAGCGAAAGATTACAGTGAGGCCATCAAGCTGTGGGCTCagaagaagacagagatag gtccaaTGACaacaaagaagatggaagacacTCGTGTGAGGGACTTGGAGTTTCGTCTCGGCTATCCATATGTGTTTGTGCACTTGGGCAACTGTGAGCACATTGTGGTGTTCGTAGATGCACG GCTGAAACACAAGCAAGATGTTCAGGATCCAAACCGTTATCCAATCAACTGGGGCCAACCCATCAAACTGGCCACCAAGTGCTCCCTCTGCTCCCTCAACTTGGCAAA CTGGATAGTCAAGGGTGACCCAAGGCTGCCTCAGGAAAACTGTCTCCTGTGCGACCGCTGCCTCAAGACTTTCTGCTATGACAAATATGGGAAGAAAGTGCACTCACTCAAGGTCTACCCTTATATGGATGAGTTCCtgcagaaacagaaaaatttcACTGCCTGA